CGGCTGCTGGGCGTGGACGCCGGGGTGGTGGGGTCGCCGGCCGCCGAGGTGCTCGACCGGACCCTGCTGCAGCACGTCGAGAGCGGCTCCACCGACGACGGCCTCGTGCTCGCGGGCGAGCGGGTCCTCTTGGCGCTGCGCCGTCCGGCCGTGGTCGACGGCCGCGAGGTGGGCACCGTGGTGATCCTCCGCGACCGCACCGAGCTGCGCGAGACGCTGCGCCACCTCGAGGGCGTCCGCGACCAGGCGCAGGCGCTGCGCGTGCAGCGCCACGAGTTCTCCAACCGGCTCCACGTGATCTCCGGGCTGCTCGAGCTCGGCCGGACCGAGGAGGCCATCCGGTTCATCGACCGGGAGACGGGCTCGGGGTCGGCCCGGGCGGTGGAGCTGCCGGGCGTGGCCGACCCGGAGGTCGAGGCGCTGCTCGGGCGGAAGGCGCAGATCGGGGCCGAGCGCGGCATCGTCATCGAGGTCGACCCCACCAGCACCCACCGCTTCGACGGCACCTCCGACGTCCTGACGGTGCTCGGCAACCTCCTCGACAACGCGATGGAGGCGGTGGGGCACGACGGGACCGTTCGGGTCCTGCTCCGCACCGAGGACGACGAGGTCCGGATCGTGGTCGAGGACGACGGGCCCGGCATCCGGGCCGACCGGCTCGACCGGGTCTTCGAGCCCGGGGTGACGACGAAGGCGACCGGTGACCGTCCCGCCCGGGGAATCGGCCTCGCGCTGGTGTCACGGATCGCGCGCCGGCGAGGAGGCTGGGCCGCGGCGTCGTCCCCGGACACGGGCGGAGCACGGTTCGAGGTGCGGCTGCAGGCGATCCACGAGCCGGTGGTGCCGGCGTGACGACCCGTCGTGCCCGCGTCCTCGTCGTCGAGGACGAGGTGGCCGTGGCCGGGATCCACCAGGGGTTCCTGCTGGCCCACGGCGGCTTCGACGTGGTCGGCCTCGCCCACACCGGTGAGGACGCCGTCCTCGCGGTGCAGGACCTCGCCCCCGACCTGGTGCTCCTCGACATCCACCTGCCCGACCTGGACGGCGTCGAGGTGCTGCGGCGGGTGCGGCAGCTGCCGGGTCGACCGGTCGACGTCATCGCCGTCACCGCCGCCCAGGAGGCCGAGACCGTGCGCGCCGCGATGGCGGGCGGTGTCACGGCGTACCTCGTCAAGCCGTTCACCATGGCGGCACTGCACGAGCGCCTCGACCAGTACCTCCGGCAGCGGGCGGTCGCCTCCTCGGGGGAGCGGCTCGACCAACGTCAGATCGACCGGCTGATGC
The genomic region above belongs to Nocardioides coralli and contains:
- a CDS encoding sensor histidine kinase, with product MLRSVPLRTQLLGLQLLIVLTTVVVVGVVAARMQAAQIRESYQQQMIGVAQSVATLPTVVEAFGSDDPSATIQPIAELIREASGVTYVVVTDDRGIRYSHPNPDQLGEMVTTDPTPLESGEMYTGTQTGSLGESWRVKLPIVDEQGEVIGMASVGILESQLRADLLDDLWLLAVFLLGAALLGTLLAALVSRVVWRRIHRVEPEEIAALLETRDAMLHGIGEGIVALDLRGRVALVNDEAQRLLGVDAGVVGSPAAEVLDRTLLQHVESGSTDDGLVLAGERVLLALRRPAVVDGREVGTVVILRDRTELRETLRHLEGVRDQAQALRVQRHEFSNRLHVISGLLELGRTEEAIRFIDRETGSGSARAVELPGVADPEVEALLGRKAQIGAERGIVIEVDPTSTHRFDGTSDVLTVLGNLLDNAMEAVGHDGTVRVLLRTEDDEVRIVVEDDGPGIRADRLDRVFEPGVTTKATGDRPARGIGLALVSRIARRRGGWAAASSPDTGGARFEVRLQAIHEPVVPA
- a CDS encoding response regulator, with protein sequence MTTRRARVLVVEDEVAVAGIHQGFLLAHGGFDVVGLAHTGEDAVLAVQDLAPDLVLLDIHLPDLDGVEVLRRVRQLPGRPVDVIAVTAAQEAETVRAAMAGGVTAYLVKPFTMAALHERLDQYLRQRAVASSGERLDQRQIDRLMRAPESQPPARLPKGLAQETLDQVVAELTRVGEGSAVEVGEAIGLSRVSVRRYLEHLVDVGRAVRRPRYGTAGRPEIEYRMVQPAGQR